One Chromobacterium paludis genomic window carries:
- a CDS encoding NAD(P)/FAD-dependent oxidoreductase — protein MLRISELKLPLDHTPEELADAVSSYLKVPAADVRSFTVFKRSYDARKGVMSLVYIIDVDVANEDKLFVRFKGDRRVMPTPDTHYYYVAQAPENLKSRPVVVGFGPCGIFAALILAQMGFKPIVLERGKEVRQRTKDTWGLWRKSQLNTESNVQYGEGGAGTFSDGKLYSQIKDPRHLGRKVLTEFVKAGAPEEILYLARPHIGTFRLVSMVENMRAEIIALGGEIRFEQRVDDLILDGDSVRGVKLADGGEVLSDHVVLALGHSARDTFQMLEKRGVYMEAKPFSIGVRIEHPQSLIDAARWGKYAGHPILGAADYKLVHHAGNGRAVYSFCMCPGGTVVAATSEEKRVVTNGMSQYSRNERNANSGFVVSISPEVDYPGGPLAGLDFQRELESKAYELGGGDYFAPAQLLGDFMAGKASTQLGEVEPSYKPGVTMTDLSRILPDFCVEAMREAIPHFARQIRGYDLYDAVLTGLETRTSSPLRITRGDDFQSLNIKGLFPAGEGAGYAGGILSAGVDGIKIAEAVAQAIVAGG, from the coding sequence ATGTTGCGCATTTCCGAACTGAAGCTGCCGCTGGACCATACGCCAGAGGAGCTGGCCGATGCCGTTTCCTCCTATCTGAAAGTGCCGGCGGCGGACGTTCGAAGCTTTACCGTATTCAAGCGCAGCTACGATGCGCGCAAGGGCGTGATGAGCTTGGTTTACATCATTGATGTCGATGTGGCCAACGAGGACAAACTGTTCGTCCGTTTCAAGGGCGACCGCCGGGTGATGCCCACCCCGGACACCCATTACTACTATGTCGCCCAGGCGCCGGAAAATCTGAAGTCCCGCCCTGTCGTGGTCGGCTTTGGGCCTTGCGGCATTTTCGCGGCGCTGATCCTGGCGCAGATGGGCTTCAAGCCCATCGTGCTGGAGCGCGGCAAGGAAGTGCGCCAGCGCACCAAGGACACCTGGGGCCTGTGGCGCAAGAGCCAGCTCAATACCGAATCCAACGTCCAGTATGGCGAGGGCGGCGCCGGCACCTTCTCCGACGGCAAGCTGTACAGCCAGATCAAGGACCCGCGCCACTTGGGCCGCAAGGTGCTGACCGAGTTCGTCAAGGCCGGCGCGCCGGAAGAAATCCTGTATCTGGCCCGGCCGCACATCGGCACTTTCCGCCTGGTTTCCATGGTGGAGAACATGCGCGCCGAGATCATTGCCCTGGGCGGCGAAATCCGTTTCGAGCAGCGCGTGGACGACCTGATCCTGGACGGCGACAGCGTGCGCGGCGTGAAACTGGCCGACGGCGGCGAGGTGCTGAGCGATCACGTGGTGCTGGCGCTCGGCCACAGCGCGCGCGACACCTTCCAGATGCTGGAGAAGCGCGGCGTGTACATGGAAGCCAAACCGTTCTCCATAGGCGTGCGAATCGAGCATCCGCAGTCCCTGATCGACGCGGCGCGCTGGGGCAAGTACGCCGGCCATCCGATTCTGGGCGCGGCCGACTACAAGCTGGTGCACCACGCGGGCAACGGCCGCGCGGTGTACAGCTTCTGCATGTGCCCGGGCGGCACCGTTGTGGCGGCCACCTCGGAAGAAAAGCGCGTGGTCACCAATGGCATGAGCCAGTACTCGCGCAACGAGCGCAATGCCAACTCCGGCTTCGTGGTCAGCATCTCGCCGGAAGTGGACTACCCGGGCGGCCCGCTGGCAGGCTTGGACTTCCAACGCGAGCTGGAAAGCAAGGCGTATGAGCTGGGCGGCGGCGATTACTTCGCGCCGGCGCAGTTGCTGGGCGACTTCATGGCCGGCAAGGCTTCCACCCAGCTGGGCGAGGTGGAGCCGTCGTACAAGCCGGGCGTGACCATGACCGACCTGTCCCGCATCCTGCCGGACTTCTGCGTGGAGGCGATGCGCGAGGCGATTCCGCACTTCGCGCGGCAGATTCGCGGCTACGACCTCTACGACGCGGTGCTGACCGGCCTGGAAACCCGCACCAGCTCGCCACTGCGCATCACGCGCGGCGACGATTTCCAAAGCCTGAACATCAAGGGCCTGTTCCCGGCGGGAGAGGGCGCGGGCTACGCCGGCGGCATCCTGTCGGCCGGCGTGGACGGCATCAAGATCGCCGAAGCGGTGGCGCAAGCCATCGTCGCGGGCGGCTAA
- a CDS encoding ferritin-like domain-containing protein — translation MDIPVLGASLKPITDRSLSELESDKSAARAIIQAAVSVELFTIPLYMTTMYSIQGTHQINSKGQDYYCGRQWPGAAPVAQPRDDNERAFNIVFSVFIQEMLHLQMAANLATAMGVKPDFTPPGLVDKDLGWVCYGPQQSVLPHILNLRDTSVYSNVRVNLEALNENQIALFRAIEQPEGAARAELAKQPPQVRARYFPQVPFAGWKPAMGVQDLPMFGTIGWMYECLAQYISIEYADGKTLWDKLATADAVQQDLFNVHGPKNPGHPMREFPQLSTLFTPEDFRDGNRSFNKAIDMMAAITDQGEGAQISLRRYRRGGLLQEVKEPYREDRSALEVDYPSYDGEGDPVASADAAARCDSAEWTHYERFTELYLMLRRVETWEQWHAKGNRWTSGMLTNTEYDPAAAPKDIPAPEQVADALNTLKQDRSMYSVLSQVSVGAIAGITTVLNTYWENQQASFPYPSMVGAGDRVSLCWAVFGKAPDLSLGVGQREAGKLYHACQGMSLDGASGSSCAAIEIYHTCRGSNSCKAEGGCGFVQNDSGGGSCSAMRRAAPTLHASCGSQCGSPTPTPGADAFSAPSDNKCASFGGCAVPISASQLFPSQGQMKLYDFVGPEHASQPLPQTLEFAVGEAVYDKAWQAYREVMAARGKEAGDPPNPTPLRVALPPST, via the coding sequence ATGGATATTCCTGTTCTTGGCGCCAGCCTGAAGCCGATCACCGATCGCAGCCTGAGCGAGCTGGAAAGCGACAAATCGGCAGCCCGGGCCATCATTCAGGCCGCGGTGAGCGTGGAGCTGTTCACGATCCCGCTCTACATGACCACGATGTACTCGATCCAGGGCACCCACCAGATCAACAGCAAGGGCCAGGACTACTATTGCGGCCGGCAGTGGCCGGGCGCCGCGCCGGTGGCGCAGCCCAGGGACGACAACGAGCGCGCCTTCAATATCGTGTTCAGCGTATTCATTCAGGAGATGCTGCATCTGCAGATGGCCGCCAATCTGGCCACGGCCATGGGCGTCAAGCCGGACTTCACGCCGCCGGGCCTGGTGGATAAGGACCTGGGCTGGGTCTGCTATGGGCCGCAGCAGTCGGTGCTGCCGCACATCCTCAATCTGCGCGACACCAGTGTCTACAGCAATGTCAGGGTCAACCTGGAAGCGCTGAACGAAAACCAGATTGCCCTGTTCCGCGCCATCGAACAGCCGGAAGGCGCGGCGCGCGCCGAGCTGGCCAAGCAGCCGCCGCAGGTGCGAGCCCGCTATTTCCCGCAAGTGCCCTTCGCCGGCTGGAAGCCAGCCATGGGGGTGCAGGATCTGCCCATGTTCGGCACCATAGGCTGGATGTACGAGTGCCTGGCGCAATACATCAGCATCGAATACGCGGACGGAAAGACTTTATGGGACAAGCTGGCGACGGCTGACGCCGTGCAGCAGGATCTGTTCAACGTGCATGGCCCCAAGAATCCGGGTCATCCGATGCGGGAGTTTCCGCAACTGTCCACGCTGTTTACGCCAGAAGACTTCCGCGACGGCAACCGTTCCTTCAATAAGGCCATAGACATGATGGCGGCCATCACCGACCAGGGCGAAGGCGCGCAGATCAGCCTGCGCCGTTACCGGCGCGGCGGCCTGTTGCAAGAGGTGAAGGAGCCGTACCGCGAGGACCGTTCGGCCTTGGAGGTGGATTATCCCTCGTATGATGGCGAGGGGGATCCGGTGGCTTCCGCCGACGCGGCCGCGCGCTGCGACAGCGCTGAGTGGACCCATTACGAGCGTTTCACCGAGCTCTACCTGATGCTGCGCCGGGTGGAAACCTGGGAACAATGGCATGCCAAGGGCAATCGCTGGACGTCCGGCATGCTGACCAACACCGAGTACGATCCGGCAGCGGCGCCCAAGGACATCCCGGCGCCCGAGCAGGTGGCCGATGCGCTGAATACCCTGAAGCAGGACCGTTCCATGTATTCGGTGTTGAGCCAGGTCTCGGTGGGCGCCATCGCCGGCATCACCACGGTGCTGAATACCTATTGGGAAAATCAGCAAGCCAGCTTCCCCTATCCGTCCATGGTCGGCGCCGGCGACCGCGTCTCCCTGTGCTGGGCGGTGTTCGGCAAGGCGCCGGACCTGTCGCTGGGCGTAGGGCAGCGTGAGGCCGGCAAGCTGTACCACGCCTGTCAGGGCATGAGCCTGGATGGCGCATCGGGCTCCAGCTGCGCAGCCATCGAGATCTACCACACTTGCCGCGGCTCCAACAGCTGCAAGGCGGAAGGCGGCTGCGGCTTCGTGCAGAACGACAGCGGCGGCGGCTCCTGTTCGGCCATGCGCCGCGCCGCGCCCACGCTGCATGCGTCTTGCGGCAGCCAGTGCGGTAGCCCGACGCCAACGCCGGGGGCGGATGCGTTCAGCGCGCCCAGCGACAACAAGTGCGCCAGCTTCGGCGGCTGCGCGGTGCCGATTTCGGCATCGCAGCTCTTCCCCAGCCAGGGGCAGATGAAGCTTTATGATTTTGTCGGGCCGGAGCATGCCAGCCAGCCCTTGCCGCAAACGCTCGAGTTCGCCGTCGGCGAGGCGGTGTATGACAAAGCTTGGCAGGCTTACCGCGAAGTGATGGCCGCGCGCGGCAAGGAAGCGGGCGATCCGCCGAATCCGACGCCGCTGCGCGTGGCGCTGCCGCCTTCAACCTGA
- the bufB gene encoding MNIO family bufferin maturase, with product MTQPRLGLPNLGFGVGLRNVHFPHIAEHGAGVDWFEIISENFIGHQGYARHVLDGLRQRVPVVMHGVSLSIGSCDELNRGYLIQLRRLAEELRPAWVSDHLCWTGVASVNSHDLLPLPLTEESYRHVRERVLQVQDFLGRPLVLENPSSYLQFSHSTLPEWAFLSRLAQDCGCGLLLDVNNVYVSAYNHGFDPEHYIRQLPVDHIVQIHLAGPSDCGDCLIDTHDHPVPDRVWQLYLLAQRRCGGVSTLLEWDADIPAYPDLLAELDKARILLADQAPETLPGGKDSRESACLA from the coding sequence GTGACACAGCCCCGGCTTGGCTTGCCGAATCTCGGTTTCGGCGTCGGCTTGCGCAATGTGCATTTCCCGCACATTGCCGAGCACGGCGCCGGCGTCGACTGGTTCGAGATCATCAGCGAAAACTTCATCGGCCATCAGGGCTATGCCCGCCATGTGCTGGATGGCCTGCGGCAGCGCGTGCCAGTCGTGATGCATGGCGTATCGCTGTCCATCGGCTCTTGCGACGAGCTGAATCGGGGCTATCTGATACAGCTGCGCCGGCTGGCAGAGGAACTGCGGCCGGCATGGGTGTCCGATCATCTTTGCTGGACCGGCGTGGCATCGGTCAACTCCCACGATCTGCTGCCCCTGCCGCTGACGGAGGAGAGCTACCGCCATGTGCGGGAGCGCGTGCTGCAGGTGCAGGACTTCCTGGGACGGCCGCTGGTGCTGGAGAATCCCAGCAGCTATCTGCAGTTTTCCCACTCCACCCTGCCGGAGTGGGCCTTCTTGTCCCGGCTGGCGCAGGACTGCGGCTGCGGCCTGCTGCTTGACGTCAACAACGTCTACGTTTCCGCTTACAACCATGGCTTCGATCCCGAGCATTACATTCGGCAACTGCCGGTCGACCACATCGTGCAGATCCACCTGGCGGGGCCGAGCGATTGCGGAGACTGCCTGATCGACACCCACGATCACCCGGTGCCGGACCGGGTTTGGCAGCTGTATTTGCTGGCGCAACGCCGCTGCGGCGGCGTCAGCACCCTGCTGGAGTGGGATGCCGATATTCCCGCTTATCCCGACTTGCTGGCAGAGCTGGACAAGGCCCGGATATTGCTGGCGGATCAGGCTCCGGAGACGCTTCCGGGCGGAAAGGATAGCCGTGAATCAGCCTGCCTTGCATGA
- a CDS encoding HvfC/BufC N-terminal domain-containing protein, with amino-acid sequence MNQPALHDCQRWLLTAMMASGGLDQGLALARLQCGADETLVAQPPRGERRDRIGIYHHGYWMRLLECLRADYPMLRKLLGGPMFDWLARGYLAAQPSRTPSLHDLGCRFADFLAATQPDPESLACQLPVALARLERALAEVGRAQGLESKAPAAEHDWLTALAGGHPLAGLRMPDSVRLLQAALPVHEYWRSLQEMEEAPATPARQDCWLTVSRVQWRVQVHAVTAWQYRLLQSLGAGSGGDEAMRLAAESAALPPRALLAQICLWLPSAQQLGLLCREG; translated from the coding sequence GTGAATCAGCCTGCCTTGCATGACTGCCAGCGCTGGCTGTTGACGGCCATGATGGCCAGCGGCGGGCTGGATCAAGGCTTGGCGCTGGCGCGCCTTCAGTGCGGGGCCGATGAAACCCTGGTGGCGCAGCCGCCGCGCGGCGAGCGGCGGGACCGCATAGGCATCTACCATCACGGCTACTGGATGCGGTTGCTCGAGTGCCTGCGCGCGGACTATCCCATGCTGCGCAAGCTGCTTGGCGGGCCGATGTTCGATTGGCTGGCGCGCGGCTATCTTGCCGCGCAGCCATCGCGCACGCCCTCCTTGCACGATCTTGGCTGTCGGTTCGCGGATTTCCTCGCCGCCACGCAGCCGGACCCGGAGTCGCTGGCGTGCCAGCTGCCGGTGGCCCTTGCGCGTTTGGAGCGGGCGCTGGCGGAGGTGGGGAGGGCGCAGGGGCTGGAAAGCAAGGCGCCGGCGGCGGAGCATGACTGGCTGACTGCGCTGGCCGGCGGCCATCCTTTGGCTGGTTTGCGCATGCCGGACAGCGTCCGCCTGCTGCAGGCGGCGCTGCCGGTGCATGAATATTGGCGCAGCCTGCAAGAGATGGAGGAAGCGCCGGCCACGCCGGCGCGCCAAGATTGCTGGCTGACGGTGTCCAGAGTGCAGTGGCGCGTGCAAGTGCACGCCGTGACGGCGTGGCAATACCGCTTGCTGCAGTCGCTGGGGGCGGGGAGCGGGGGCGACGAGGCCATGCGCTTGGCGGCGGAGTCGGCAGCCTTGCCGCCGCGCGCCTTGCTGGCGCAAATCTGCTTGTGGCTGCCTTCGGCGCAGCAACTGGGGCTGCTGTGCCGCGAGGGCTAG
- a CDS encoding cytidine deaminase, producing MTSNQHVPSNEQWAELEMAAQLAAKQAYAPYSKFTVGAAILDGNGKIHIGCNVENASYGLTNCAERTAVYAARANHGMQEVLAVCIYTPTPTPTPPCGACRQVLNEFGPTMRVRAICDGEDMIDTTLDVLLPGAFGPKNLQAPAV from the coding sequence ATGACCAGCAATCAGCATGTACCCAGCAATGAGCAGTGGGCCGAACTGGAAATGGCGGCGCAGCTGGCCGCGAAACAGGCTTACGCGCCCTATAGCAAGTTCACCGTCGGCGCCGCCATTCTCGACGGCAACGGCAAGATTCACATCGGCTGCAATGTGGAAAATGCCTCTTACGGCCTGACCAATTGCGCCGAGCGCACCGCGGTCTACGCCGCCCGGGCCAACCACGGCATGCAGGAAGTGCTGGCGGTATGCATCTACACCCCCACTCCCACGCCCACGCCGCCCTGCGGCGCCTGCCGCCAGGTATTGAACGAGTTTGGGCCCACCATGCGCGTGCGCGCCATCTGCGATGGCGAAGACATGATAGACACCACGCTGGATGTGCTGCTGCCGGGCGCCTTCGGCCCCAAGAATCTGCAAGCGCCCGCCGTCTAA
- a CDS encoding LysR family transcriptional regulator ArgP, whose amino-acid sequence MLDPRQLQTLAAVAETGGFDKAAKKLFLTQSAVSQRIRQLEEHLGQPVLTRTAPAEATEAGRQLLQHYQQLLLMEDQLLQKLNPATRQREFTTLSVGVNADSLATWYVQAVAPVLLKHDLLLDIVVDDQDHTHELMRTGHVIGCVGTRPVPIQGGAQHYLGAMRYLCLATPEFAARYFPNGVNPAALARAPSILFSRKDAVQEQFLRQAAAYEGSFPSFTIPSAQGFVELTRQGLAYCLLPELMLEDDLASGRLIDLFPGQFIDIPLYWHHWRVESRLSQALTEAMLNHCGRYLRQDKADSAGR is encoded by the coding sequence TTGTTAGATCCCAGACAACTGCAAACACTGGCCGCAGTGGCGGAAACCGGCGGTTTCGACAAGGCCGCGAAGAAACTGTTTCTGACCCAGTCCGCGGTATCCCAACGCATCCGGCAGCTGGAAGAACACTTGGGCCAGCCCGTGCTGACCCGCACTGCGCCAGCGGAAGCCACCGAGGCCGGACGCCAGCTGCTGCAGCACTATCAGCAATTGCTGCTGATGGAAGACCAGTTGCTGCAAAAGCTCAACCCCGCCACGCGCCAGCGCGAATTCACCACGCTCTCGGTTGGCGTCAATGCCGACAGCCTGGCAACCTGGTATGTGCAGGCGGTGGCCCCGGTCCTGCTGAAGCACGACCTGCTGCTCGACATCGTGGTGGACGACCAGGACCACACGCACGAGCTGATGCGCACCGGCCATGTCATAGGCTGCGTGGGCACCCGGCCCGTGCCCATCCAGGGCGGGGCCCAGCATTACCTGGGCGCGATGCGCTATCTATGCCTGGCCACGCCGGAGTTTGCCGCGCGCTACTTCCCAAACGGCGTGAATCCCGCCGCGCTCGCTCGCGCGCCCTCCATCCTGTTCAGCCGCAAGGATGCCGTGCAGGAGCAGTTCCTGCGCCAAGCCGCCGCTTACGAGGGCAGCTTTCCCAGCTTTACCATTCCATCCGCGCAAGGCTTTGTGGAGTTGACCCGGCAGGGCTTGGCATACTGCCTATTGCCGGAATTGATGCTGGAAGACGATCTGGCCAGCGGCCGCCTGATCGACCTGTTTCCCGGCCAGTTCATCGACATCCCGCTCTATTGGCACCACTGGCGCGTGGAGTCCCGCCTGTCTCAGGCACTGACCGAGGCCATGTTGAACCATTGCGGAAGATACTTGCGCCAGGACAAGGCCGACAGCGCAGGCCGATAG
- a CDS encoding EAL domain-containing protein, which translates to MIQRWMRAEGRNRRKSAQNVKMQTDDKALLAGMCRLIGIRADHLALLPRYAELCLARREVLAKELYWHLLKSECEAESLKQRAGSLEAVVERLLQEWESLLRLPLDEARAWQLSLAGETWCRMGIGLGWLAGLYERVQAHLLASLAQAPMAQDDAVEAARLLRKRILLDQMLKTHGYQRALQQESLTRQQHLQSISALYSTLSGVTLALADSVDRRIMLQSVCDVCVQESAFNIAWVGMLAGDELQMSAMAHQGWQMPGEEMFAFVRLDEGHEANPVARALRGRVLQVSNDVRGDPHLHGWREGLGALADGSLLVAPLLVRQHVVGVLVLHSRHRHFFDQTRLALFDVMTREIGRALERHEAMERSQRIETELDFLSRHDVLTGLPNRSQMQDLIGRLLRARHGGSQVAVLAVAVEGFHEINARLGYDGGDMVLCEMARRLRDAIYPFGHVGRVGASRFIVCTERVDRSQELVDAVLRQLPLPVEVMAVTVEARCSVGVAVSPAGPCDPASLLRRANLALNRAKEQGGGHYRHYDAALDEEIHRLHAMRSAFAMAVPRGELRLYFQPKINLQTNRIEGAEALVRWVRDGRYMLPGEFFPAIENSGLMRELDWWVLREAVRQACEWRNQGQIIPVSVNLSAATLKHDDFLPALSALLETHPLPSGFLELEVLESVTQQEAEQITPKLERCRDLGLSIALDDFGTGASSLVHLQQLPFDTIKIDQRFVRLLLDMPGNEAIIRSMLSFAHYTGRKLVVEGVESRAIWQRLQEIGCHDGQGYGISPPLAAHELPGWVRDWNVSGADVRVINSAYVS; encoded by the coding sequence ATGATTCAGCGATGGATGCGGGCAGAGGGGCGGAACCGGCGCAAGTCGGCGCAGAATGTGAAGATGCAGACGGACGACAAGGCACTCCTGGCAGGCATGTGCCGTTTAATCGGCATCCGAGCCGATCATCTGGCGCTGTTGCCGCGCTACGCCGAGCTTTGCCTGGCGCGGCGCGAGGTATTGGCGAAAGAGCTGTACTGGCATTTGCTGAAGAGCGAATGCGAAGCCGAATCGCTGAAGCAGCGCGCCGGCAGCCTGGAAGCCGTCGTGGAACGGCTGCTGCAGGAGTGGGAGAGCTTGCTGCGGCTGCCGCTGGACGAGGCGCGTGCCTGGCAGCTCAGCCTGGCCGGCGAAACCTGGTGCCGCATGGGCATCGGGCTGGGATGGCTGGCCGGACTGTATGAGCGCGTCCAGGCCCACCTGCTGGCCAGCCTGGCCCAAGCCCCGATGGCGCAGGACGACGCGGTGGAGGCCGCCCGGCTGCTGCGCAAGCGCATTCTGCTCGATCAGATGCTGAAAACTCATGGTTACCAACGCGCCTTGCAACAGGAATCCCTGACCCGCCAGCAGCATCTGCAATCCATTTCCGCCCTCTATTCCACCTTAAGCGGCGTCACCCTGGCCCTGGCCGACAGCGTGGACCGCCGCATCATGCTGCAGTCGGTATGCGATGTCTGCGTGCAAGAGTCCGCGTTCAATATCGCCTGGGTCGGCATGCTGGCTGGAGATGAGCTGCAGATGTCGGCGATGGCGCATCAGGGCTGGCAGATGCCGGGCGAGGAGATGTTCGCCTTCGTCAGGCTGGACGAGGGGCACGAAGCCAACCCGGTGGCGCGCGCGCTGCGCGGCCGTGTGCTGCAGGTAAGCAACGACGTGCGCGGCGATCCGCATCTGCATGGTTGGCGCGAGGGTTTGGGCGCGCTGGCCGATGGCAGCCTGCTGGTGGCGCCGCTGCTGGTGCGTCAGCATGTGGTGGGCGTGCTGGTGTTGCATTCGCGCCACCGCCACTTTTTTGATCAGACCCGTCTGGCCCTGTTCGATGTGATGACGCGCGAAATCGGCCGCGCGCTGGAGCGCCATGAGGCGATGGAACGCAGCCAGCGCATCGAGACGGAACTGGATTTTCTGAGCCGGCACGATGTGCTGACCGGCCTGCCCAATCGAAGCCAGATGCAGGACCTGATAGGCCGGTTGCTGCGCGCGCGGCACGGCGGCAGCCAAGTGGCGGTGCTGGCCGTGGCGGTGGAGGGCTTCCACGAAATCAATGCCCGGCTCGGTTACGACGGCGGCGACATGGTGCTGTGCGAAATGGCGCGCCGCCTGCGCGACGCCATCTATCCGTTTGGCCATGTCGGACGGGTGGGCGCTTCACGCTTCATCGTCTGCACCGAGCGCGTGGACCGGTCGCAAGAGCTGGTGGATGCGGTATTGCGGCAATTGCCGCTGCCGGTGGAGGTCATGGCCGTTACGGTGGAGGCTCGATGCAGCGTGGGCGTGGCGGTGAGTCCCGCAGGCCCGTGCGATCCGGCCAGCCTGCTGCGCCGCGCCAACCTGGCGCTGAACCGGGCCAAGGAGCAGGGCGGCGGACATTATCGCCATTACGACGCGGCGCTGGACGAAGAGATTCATCGCCTGCACGCCATGCGCAGCGCCTTCGCGATGGCCGTGCCGCGCGGCGAGCTGCGCTTGTATTTCCAGCCCAAGATCAACCTGCAGACCAATCGCATCGAAGGCGCGGAGGCGCTGGTGCGTTGGGTGCGCGACGGCCGCTACATGCTGCCCGGCGAATTTTTCCCGGCCATCGAGAACAGCGGCCTGATGCGCGAGCTGGATTGGTGGGTGCTGCGCGAGGCGGTGCGCCAGGCATGCGAATGGCGCAACCAGGGCCAGATCATTCCCGTCAGCGTCAACCTGTCCGCCGCCACGCTGAAGCATGATGACTTCCTGCCGGCGCTGAGCGCGCTGCTGGAAACCCACCCGCTGCCCAGCGGCTTCCTGGAGCTGGAGGTGCTGGAGAGCGTGACCCAGCAGGAAGCGGAGCAGATCACGCCCAAGCTGGAGCGTTGCCGCGACCTGGGCCTGTCCATCGCGCTGGATGATTTCGGCACCGGCGCCTCGTCGCTGGTGCATCTGCAGCAGCTGCCTTTCGACACCATCAAGATCGACCAGCGGTTCGTGCGCCTGCTGCTGGACATGCCGGGCAATGAGGCCATCATCCGCAGCATGCTGTCCTTTGCCCATTACACCGGCCGCAAGCTGGTGGTGGAAGGCGTGGAGAGCCGCGCGATCTGGCAAAGGCTGCAGGAGATAGGTTGCCATGACGGCCAAGGCTACGGCATCTCGCCGCCGCTGGCCGCGCATGAACTGCCGGGCTGGGTGCGCGACTGGAATGTCAGCGGCGCGGATGTGCGCGTTATTAATTCTGCTTATGTATCATGA
- a CDS encoding LysE/ArgO family amino acid transporter, whose product MFNFNVFLSALGISFSQIVGIGPQNAYVLRQGIGRSHVLPIIAICIAADILLIASGVLGMGKVVAGIPGFLSVVTWGGAAFILWLGFKSFRAAYQAGGMSLAGSVERDRKRAIRTILVVTLLNPYVWLDTVVLIGGVSTVYGEEANLSFLLGSLCASVLWFSIIGLFAGKLAPLFEKPVSWRVLDGVIGLVMLFTASMLIYNYGLSAPLPL is encoded by the coding sequence ATGTTCAATTTCAACGTCTTTCTTTCCGCGCTGGGCATCTCGTTCAGCCAGATCGTCGGCATCGGTCCGCAAAACGCCTACGTGCTGCGCCAGGGCATAGGCCGCAGTCATGTGCTGCCCATCATCGCCATCTGCATTGCCGCGGACATCCTGCTGATTGCCAGCGGCGTGTTGGGCATGGGCAAGGTGGTGGCCGGCATCCCGGGTTTTCTCAGCGTGGTGACCTGGGGCGGCGCCGCCTTCATCCTGTGGCTGGGTTTCAAGTCCTTCCGCGCGGCCTATCAAGCCGGCGGCATGTCATTGGCCGGCAGCGTGGAGCGCGACCGCAAGCGCGCCATCCGCACCATTCTGGTGGTGACCCTGCTCAATCCCTACGTCTGGCTGGATACCGTGGTACTGATCGGCGGCGTCTCCACCGTGTACGGGGAGGAGGCCAATCTGTCCTTCCTGTTGGGCAGCCTGTGCGCCTCCGTGCTGTGGTTCAGCATCATCGGCTTGTTTGCCGGCAAATTGGCGCCCCTGTTTGAAAAACCGGTCAGCTGGCGCGTGCTGGATGGCGTGATCGGGCTGGTGATGCTATTCACCGCGTCCATGCTGATCTACAACTACGGCCTGTCCGCGCCGCTGCCGCTGTAA
- a CDS encoding LysR family transcriptional regulator, with protein MDIRQLKAFVAVFEERSITVAAQRLFVTQPTLSVTIRQLEEALGVTLFERLPRGVEVSEEARLLYPQARRMLAQADAMRRMFRQRGDCLPLRLGVGLDIGRSQLECLLRRILEAKPGILVEVLEGCDGEARLTAEEDRCEDELFLPLWEEDFVLAVPNTHRLAGTTEQDPALLDEPDWIICPAHVSHQRLLDVLGAAAPALAVAARAGSLRLAAHMAAAGMGVALLPRALAADHPGLCPVALAGARPTRRVGLCYPAQALELPALQALRESLDNYSGSGADRP; from the coding sequence ATGGATATACGCCAACTGAAGGCCTTCGTCGCCGTCTTTGAGGAGCGCAGCATCACCGTGGCCGCGCAGCGGCTCTTCGTCACCCAGCCCACGCTGTCCGTGACCATCCGCCAACTGGAGGAAGCGCTGGGCGTGACGCTGTTTGAGCGCTTGCCGCGCGGCGTGGAAGTCAGCGAGGAGGCCCGCCTGCTGTATCCGCAAGCTAGGCGCATGCTGGCCCAGGCCGATGCCATGCGCCGGATGTTCCGCCAGCGCGGCGACTGCCTGCCCCTGCGCCTGGGCGTGGGGCTGGACATCGGCCGCAGTCAGCTGGAGTGCCTGCTGCGGCGCATTCTGGAAGCCAAGCCCGGCATCCTGGTGGAAGTGCTGGAAGGTTGCGATGGCGAGGCGAGGCTGACCGCTGAAGAAGACCGCTGCGAGGATGAGCTGTTTCTGCCCTTGTGGGAGGAGGATTTTGTGCTGGCGGTGCCAAACACGCACCGGCTGGCCGGGACGACGGAACAAGACCCGGCCTTGCTGGACGAGCCGGACTGGATCATCTGCCCCGCCCATGTCAGCCACCAGCGTCTGCTGGATGTGCTGGGCGCCGCCGCGCCTGCGCTGGCCGTGGCGGCGCGGGCCGGCAGCCTGCGGTTGGCCGCGCATATGGCGGCGGCGGGCATGGGCGTGGCGCTGTTGCCGCGCGCCCTTGCCGCCGACCACCCCGGCCTTTGCCCAGTGGCCCTGGCCGGCGCGCGGCCGACGCGACGGGTAGGCCTATGCTATCCGGCGCAAGCGCTGGAGCTGCCGGCGCTGCAGGCCCTGCGCGAAAGCCTGGACAATTACAGCGGCAGCGGCGCGGACAGGCCGTAG